From a region of the Candidatus Limnocylindrales bacterium genome:
- a CDS encoding EAL domain-containing protein, protein MKEQELKILLVEDDEDDVILIKSFIHSEMNGRKVSMDLASSFLEAMACLDKTRYDICLFDYRLGHVNGLDLLRSVRARGITTPVIFLTGQGDEEVAVEAMKAGATDYLIKSKLSSDLLYKSIRYVMELQKKEEALREGEELNSLILNSLTSLIAVLDKEGNIIAVNKTWEHFAFKNGNNFPSCAGVGINYLKVCRQAAEAGIEGARKALVGTQAVLNGSQTQFTLEYSFHSSGKELWFLMRVTRLAGKHGGVVVTHTDITERKQAEETIRYLAYHDALTNLPNRTLFNDRIALAMAQAHRNQHKLAVMFLDLDRFKIINDTLGHSIGDKLLQDVARRLTACLREGDTVARLGGDEFLVLLPKVDQVEDVAKMAERILEIFKTPFRLDNHELFISSSIGITLYPGDGDNVQTLLKNADTALNRAKAQGRNIYQFYTSTMNARAFERVILESGLRRALEQEEFIVYYQPQISLHTGQIVGMEVLLRWQHPDLGLIPPMKFIPLAEDTGLIVQLGEWVLRTACAQNKAWQQAGFPPLCVSVNLSSRLFKQQNLIQLIDRILKETQLDPHYLDLELTEGTAMENAEVAIITLRELKKMGVRLSMDDFGTGYSSLSYLKRFPIDRLKIDRSFVLNITVNPDDAVIAMLIINMAHNLNLKVIAEGVETEEQLSFLRLHHCDEIQGFIFSQPVPAEVFTRFLEEKRCLLPENPDKTEK, encoded by the coding sequence ATGAAGGAACAAGAGCTAAAAATCTTGCTGGTAGAAGATGATGAAGATGATGTAATTCTGATTAAAAGTTTTATCCATTCAGAAATGAATGGGAGGAAGGTAAGTATGGATTTAGCCTCCTCTTTTCTAGAAGCTATGGCCTGCCTGGATAAGACCCGGTACGATATCTGTTTGTTTGACTACAGGTTAGGTCATGTCAATGGCCTGGATCTCCTACGCTCGGTACGGGCCAGGGGAATTACGACTCCGGTTATTTTTCTAACCGGACAGGGGGATGAGGAAGTTGCCGTAGAGGCCATGAAAGCCGGAGCTACAGATTATCTTATTAAGTCAAAATTATCATCTGACCTTCTCTACAAGTCGATTCGTTACGTGATGGAGTTACAGAAAAAAGAGGAAGCTTTACGGGAAGGTGAAGAACTTAACTCGCTCATATTGAACTCATTAACCTCCCTTATTGCCGTTTTAGACAAAGAAGGAAATATTATAGCCGTTAACAAAACCTGGGAACATTTTGCCTTTAAAAATGGGAATAATTTCCCTTCCTGTGCCGGAGTCGGTATAAATTACCTAAAAGTTTGCAGGCAGGCAGCCGAGGCCGGTATAGAGGGAGCCCGGAAGGCACTGGTTGGTACCCAGGCTGTATTGAACGGCTCTCAAACTCAATTTACCCTGGAATACTCTTTTCACTCCTCCGGGAAAGAACTCTGGTTTTTAATGCGGGTGACCCGACTGGCAGGTAAACATGGCGGTGTCGTGGTTACCCATACGGACATTACCGAGCGAAAACAGGCCGAGGAAACCATTCGATATCTGGCGTATCATGATGCCCTCACGAACTTACCCAATCGTACTTTATTCAACGACCGTATTGCTTTGGCTATGGCCCAGGCACACCGCAATCAGCACAAGCTGGCGGTTATGTTCCTGGATCTGGATCGCTTTAAAATCATCAACGATACGTTGGGACACTCCATAGGAGATAAACTCTTACAAGATGTTGCGCGACGTTTGACCGCTTGCCTCCGGGAAGGGGATACGGTAGCCCGTCTGGGAGGCGATGAGTTTTTGGTGTTGTTACCGAAAGTCGATCAGGTAGAAGATGTTGCCAAGATGGCCGAAAGGATCCTCGAAATTTTCAAGACTCCCTTTCGTCTCGATAACCACGAGCTTTTTATATCTTCCAGTATCGGAATTACCCTTTATCCCGGTGATGGGGATAATGTACAGACCTTGTTGAAAAATGCAGATACCGCTTTAAACCGTGCTAAGGCCCAGGGTCGTAATATCTACCAGTTCTATACCTCGACCATGAACGCCAGGGCCTTTGAAAGGGTGATATTGGAAAGTGGGCTTCGCCGTGCATTGGAACAGGAGGAATTTATAGTCTATTACCAGCCCCAGATAAGTCTTCATACCGGACAGATTGTTGGGATGGAGGTTCTGCTGCGTTGGCAGCATCCGGATTTGGGATTGATCCCTCCCATGAAGTTTATTCCTCTGGCCGAAGATACCGGCTTAATCGTCCAACTGGGGGAATGGGTCCTGCGTACGGCATGTGCTCAAAATAAAGCCTGGCAACAAGCAGGTTTCCCCCCCCTGTGTGTATCGGTTAACCTCTCGTCCCGGCTGTTCAAACAACAAAATTTAATCCAGCTTATTGACCGAATATTAAAGGAAACTCAACTGGATCCTCACTATCTGGATTTGGAATTAACAGAAGGAACCGCCATGGAAAATGCTGAGGTAGCCATTATCACCCTGCGAGAACTAAAGAAAATGGGAGTGCGGCTATCGATGGATGATTTTGGGACAGGATACTCTTCGTTAAGTTATTTGAAACGATTTCCTATAGATAGGTTGAAAATAGATCGATCCTTTGTCTTGAATATTACCGTAAACCCCGATGACGCCGTCATTGCTATGCTGATTATCAATATGGCCCACAATCTGAATCTGAAGGTAATTGCCGAGGGGGTAGAAACCGAAGAGCAGCTATCTTTCTTGCGGCTTCATCATTGCGACGAAATCCAGGGTTTTATCTTTAGTCAACCTGTACCTGCCGAGGTATTTACCAGGTTCCTGGAAGAAAAACGATGCCTACTGCCTGAAAATCCAGATAAAACCGAAAAATAA